One part of the Sphingopyxis sp. PAMC25046 genome encodes these proteins:
- a CDS encoding c-type cytochrome, whose translation MKFLFALPLAGAILTAAMMMPSPTAHAGPTGAGAQAFAACKACHTLEAGGKSVMGPNLHGLIGRTAGSVAGFNYSPALKASKIRWDEKSLDEYLAAPTKKVPGTRMVVKVADSARRAALIAYLKAETK comes from the coding sequence ATGAAATTTCTGTTCGCCCTGCCATTGGCGGGTGCAATATTAACCGCCGCGATGATGATGCCGTCGCCCACGGCCCATGCCGGACCGACAGGCGCCGGTGCGCAGGCGTTCGCCGCGTGCAAGGCCTGCCATACGCTCGAAGCGGGCGGCAAAAGCGTGATGGGCCCCAATCTGCACGGCCTGATCGGCCGGACGGCGGGCTCGGTCGCCGGGTTCAACTACAGCCCGGCGCTCAAGGCCTCGAAAATTCGCTGGGATGAAAAATCGCTCGACGAATATCTCGCCGCGCCGACCAAGAAGGTGCCGGGCACCCGCATGGTCGTCAAAGTGGCCGATTCCGCGCGCCGCGCGGCGCTGATCGCCTATCTCAAGGCCGAAACCAAGTGA